The DNA region GATGTTCGTTTTATGATACCAGCAATACTTCCTAATAATGTAGACTTCCCTGCACCATTACTCCCGATGATTGACACTATTTCATTTTCTTTGACATGAATGGATACATCCTGTATTGCATGAATATTTCCATAAAATACGTTAATATCTTTAATTGTTAACATTTTTAGAATCTCTTCTTTCTTGATTACTGGCTAAATTTGAATGCCCCAAATAAGCTTCTATCACAGTGGGATTTTTTTGAATTTCTTGAGGTATCCCCTCAGCAATTTTTTTACCAAAATTTAAAACAACAATATTCTTGCTAAGACTGGTAATTACATTCATATGGTGTTCAATGATAATCATGGTTAAATTATATTTTGAATAAATTCTTTGAATTAAACCAATAATATCCATCACTTCTTTCGGATTCATTCCTGCAGCTGGTTCATCTAAAAGTAATAATTTCGGTTCTAAAGCTAACGCTCTGGTAATCTCTAGTTTTCTCTGAAATCCATAGGGTAAATTACTCGATCTGGTTTCAATATATTTACCTAAGTCCATTTTTTTTAATAATTCTCTTGCATCATGATCTATTCTTTGCTCAATCTTTCTATAGTTACTTGTTCTAAATAAAGTATCAATAAGGTTGTATCTCGTTTTGTGATACAAGGAAGCCTTCACATTATCAAGGGCTGTTAAATTTTTAAAAAGTCGTATATTTTGAAATGTCCTTGCTATACCAAGACTAATAATTTGATCTGGTCTCATTTTGCTTATAGATTTACCATCAAAACGTATTGAACCAGAATCAAAGGTATAACCTCCCGTAATTAAATTAAATACGGTAGTTTTTCCAGCTCCATTTGGTCCAATTAAACCAAGAATATCATTCTTTTTCAGCGTAAAAGAAATATCATTTAAGGCACATATGCCACCGAAACTCTTTTTAACCTCTTTCAATTCCAATAAAGGCATTTTTATATCTATCTCCTTGAATTTCGATTATCTTTTATCCATTTAATTAATTGTTTGTATTTAGTTGAAAATGTATTAAAAGTAATTTCTTGATATCCCATTAAGCCGCTCGGTCTAAATATCATCGTTAATACTAAAACAGTACCATAAAAAACTAAACGCCACAATTTTGCAAATCTAAAGATTTCAGGTATGGCAACAAATATATATGTTGCTATAATTGGCCCTGTTATGCTACCAATTCCACCGCATACTACTGAGGCTAAAATTTGGGTTGACTGCTCTAATGTAAACATCACAGGTTGTATGAAACCATAGAAGTGAGCAAATAGACCTCCTGATAGCCCACAAAATAATGCACTTGTAAAAAATGAAAAATATTTTGTTTTAAATAAAGGAACGCCGAGCATTTCAGCAGCAATAGCATCTTCTCTAACTACAACCATTCTTCTACCGTATTTGGAGTGAATAATATTTCTAGCAACGATTATGCATATTATTATCGTGATGATAACGACTGGTATATTGCAACAAATCCTAATCCCGGGTAAGCCACGAGCTCCTTGTGTAATTTTGAGATTTTCTAATATAACTCTGACTGCTTCCCCAAAACCTAAAAGAGCAACAGCTAAATAGTCACTTCCCAGGTTTCCTCTAATGGTTGGATAACCTATTATTAAACTTACCAACCCGGCAAGCATGCTTCCAATTATAACAGCTAGAATAAAGGGGAAATGATAAAAATAAGTCAAGATCCCAGCCCCATAAGCTCCTATTGCGACAAATGCAGCATGTCCAAAAGAAAATAAACCCGTAAATCCAGTAAATATTGTTACACCGATTACAGCTACTACATTTATCGAACCTACGATAAAAATTGTTTTAAAATACTCCACAGATATCTCCCTCCCACCAATTTCTTATCTGTATTTATTTTTTACATCTTATCTTCAAGTTTTTTTCCAAAAAGGCCTAAGGGCTTGAATAAAAGTATGAGAATCAACAATGAAAATGAAAAAACATCTCTTACAACTGATGAAATATAAACAGATACAACGGTTTCTATAATGCCAAGTATAAGACCTCCTATAACTGCACCCGGTAAACTGCCAAGACCACCAATAACAGCCGCAATATAAGCTTTATTGGTAATCCATCCCATTTGTGGATATACCATATATCTCATACCCATAAATACTCCTGCAAGACCAGCAAAAATACCTGATAAAAAGAATACATTCCTAATTAAAACATTAAAATTTGCTCCCATTAATGATACTGCTATTTGATCTGAGACCCCTGCTCTAATTGCTATTCCACTCTTTGAATGGTTTAAATAGAGATGTAATAGAATGATGCAAATTACGGATACGAAAAAGGAATAAACATCGATGACTCCAATTGTGCTTGAAAATACCTCATAATAATTTTTTGAAAAAAACTTTGGGTATGAGTAAAAATTGGAACCAATAGTAGAATAGACCAGATTTTCAAGCATAATTGATACACCCATAGCTGTAATGATTAAATACAGCGAGGGAGCATTTCTTTCTCTTAAGGTCCTATAAGCTAATCTTTCATTAATAATTGATAATATGCCTGTAATGATTGCAGTAATGATTAATGATACTACAAATGGTAAACCTATCACTGAAGAAAAGAGAAAGCCCACATATGCACCCAACATGATTACTGCTCCATGGGCAAAGTTACTAAAATTTAAAATGCTAAACACAAGACAATAGCCCATAGCCATCAAAGCGTATATGCTACCAATCCCAATACCAGTAACTATTGTTTGCAAAAACAAAATATTATCCTCCTATTTCATCTTTTTCATAGTTTAATCATTTTAGATTTATAGCTATCGGAAATATATCACTTATTGGTTTATTTCTTTTTTGTGCTTATAATCCGATAGCTATAAATTAATTTTTGTTACTAATAAAAGATCAGCTACTTAAAGAAGCATTCGAATTAATTTTCTCCTCCAGAATAGCTCATCACATATTCAAATTGACCATCCTTTACAACATTTATTACTGCCGGTTTGTCCAAAGGATTATGAGTTAAAGGATCCATAGTAAAATTATCTGTTGTTAATACTTTTAAGTTCTTGGTATTTTCAATCGCTTTAGCTAATGTTTCCCCATCAGTAGTACCTGCTCGCTTCATTGCATCTACTACCAATAATAATGCATCAACAGCCATTACAGGGTTGGGAAGAACTGGATCTGTACCATAAAGTGCCCTATATTCTTCTAACCATTCACTTAAGGCTGGGTCTGCTAAATCTGCTAAATTAGTAAAATAAAATCCTTCTGTTGCTTCTCCACCTATCGTTACCAAATCAGGACTACCTACACCATCTCCTCCCATAAATGGTGCTGTAATTCCTAAGTCACGAGCCTGTTTTGCAATTAAACCAGCTTCTTTCTGCATTGTTGGTACATAAAGAATATCTACAGGAGATGCTTTAATTTTACCTAAAATAGCCCTAAAATCTAACTCTCCACTACGAAAAGCTTCTTTATTGACAATTGCGCCACCTAAAGCGGTAAAATTGTCTATAAAGTAATCAGCAAGCCATGAAGAATAATCTGAACCAACATCATAAACGATGGAAGCTTTTTTTGCTCCTAACTCATTATAGGCAAAATTAGCGGCAATTTTCCCCTGGAAAGGATCAATAAAACAAACTCTAAAGGCATACTTAAAAGGAGTACCATCTTCTGCAACGGTTGCCATTGGATTTGTAGC from Atribacterota bacterium includes:
- a CDS encoding ABC transporter ATP-binding protein, which produces MPLLELKEVKKSFGGICALNDISFTLKKNDILGLIGPNGAGKTTVFNLITGGYTFDSGSIRFDGKSISKMRPDQIISLGIARTFQNIRLFKNLTALDNVKASLYHKTRYNLIDTLFRTSNYRKIEQRIDHDARELLKKMDLGKYIETRSSNLPYGFQRKLEITRALALEPKLLLLDEPAAGMNPKEVMDIIGLIQRIYSKYNLTMIIIEHHMNVITSLSKNIVVLNFGKKIAEGIPQEIQKNPTVIEAYLGHSNLASNQERRDSKNVNN
- a CDS encoding branched-chain amino acid ABC transporter permease — its product is MEYFKTIFIVGSINVVAVIGVTIFTGFTGLFSFGHAAFVAIGAYGAGILTYFYHFPFILAVIIGSMLAGLVSLIIGYPTIRGNLGSDYLAVALLGFGEAVRVILENLKITQGARGLPGIRICCNIPVVIITIIICIIVARNIIHSKYGRRMVVVREDAIAAEMLGVPLFKTKYFSFFTSALFCGLSGGLFAHFYGFIQPVMFTLEQSTQILASVVCGGIGSITGPIIATYIFVAIPEIFRFAKLWRLVFYGTVLVLTMIFRPSGLMGYQEITFNTFSTKYKQLIKWIKDNRNSRR
- a CDS encoding branched-chain amino acid ABC transporter permease; amino-acid sequence: MFLQTIVTGIGIGSIYALMAMGYCLVFSILNFSNFAHGAVIMLGAYVGFLFSSVIGLPFVVSLIITAIITGILSIINERLAYRTLRERNAPSLYLIITAMGVSIMLENLVYSTIGSNFYSYPKFFSKNYYEVFSSTIGVIDVYSFFVSVICIILLHLYLNHSKSGIAIRAGVSDQIAVSLMGANFNVLIRNVFFLSGIFAGLAGVFMGMRYMVYPQMGWITNKAYIAAVIGGLGSLPGAVIGGLILGIIETVVSVYISSVVRDVFSFSLLILILLFKPLGLFGKKLEDKM
- a CDS encoding ABC transporter substrate-binding protein, whose protein sequence is MFKKSIITILFLILFCSFTLAQGDTIKIGANVSLTGPSSMWGLSELNALKMAVEKINQEGGVLGKNLEIIEYDNRANPPEAVIVNQRLIDRDNVAAIIGLAQSGTFIAARTVAEEGKTPQIGTTATNPMATVAEDGTPFKYAFRVCFIDPFQGKIAANFAYNELGAKKASIVYDVGSDYSSWLADYFIDNFTALGGAIVNKEAFRSGELDFRAILGKIKASPVDILYVPTMQKEAGLIAKQARDLGITAPFMGGDGVGSPDLVTIGGEATEGFYFTNLADLADPALSEWLEEYRALYGTDPVLPNPVMAVDALLLVVDAMKRAGTTDGETLAKAIENTKNLKVLTTDNFTMDPLTHNPLDKPAVINVVKDGQFEYVMSYSGGEN